Proteins encoded within one genomic window of Fragaria vesca subsp. vesca linkage group LG1, FraVesHawaii_1.0, whole genome shotgun sequence:
- the LOC101315183 gene encoding uncharacterized protein LOC101315183, giving the protein MEQWVPLFDIFLNSPTPESEASTWLRQSFSASSSTAAPITTAAFLSLLMRPLETIDASSGAPNPNRVMFIQTLPNMVQARVLSFLALDRERFSSRELGKLARNVLSGGEGVDFWVQKSAHHLLDVMSESNYEWISCLGLDSGEEEVEDEFELLPGWLKESAAESDSVLPWLPVSAEELNLRMVGGECGDGGGSLSRDRGDEEEDVDMDDVVEEMNVDSLESVDIGHEVLEKAISLKERVVSFESTSKTVGLADEISELCVGKGGECVAVLGLIEPWLADDETASVLLSHLASGSEEELNWPSQVLCSIILPKLLVLEEPASRVLVTAIVEYCKIYQRAAEYALLFPLILRQEGINNPIYDVITRVIKESLHPAHVSSFCQKLLCGEKDERRVICLPCHKYMISDKMVWTESLFSLLQSILNHNIQFTPSSVDHIVYQVQQLADSFSNSLKFGNFLLCLVTKCSPLLKPHKLVLTKVVQQNRTFLAKSILCRLACL; this is encoded by the exons ATGGAGCAATGGGTCCCACTCTTCGACATCTTCCTCAACTCTCCGACGCCGGAATCGGAAGCTTCGACTTGGCTGAGGCAATCTTTCAGCGCCTCATCGTCAACCGCCGCGCCGATCACCACCGCCGCTTTCCTCTCGTTGCTGATGAGACCGTTGGAGACAATCGACGCTTCTTCCGGAGCTCCGAACCCGAATAG GGTGATGTTTATACAGACTCTGCCGAATATGGTTCAGGCGAGGGTTTTGTCGTTTCTGGCTTTGGATCGTGAGAGGTTTAGCAGCAGGGAGTTGGGTAAATTGGCCAGGAATGTTTTGAGTGGCGGAGAGGGGGTTGATTTTTGGGTCCAGAAATCTGCACACCACTTGCTCGACGTAATGTCTGAGTCGAACTACGAGTGGATTTCTTGTTTGGGTTTGGATTCCGGGGAGGAGGAGGTGGAAGATGAGTTTGAGTTGTTGCCAGGTTGGCTTAAGGAGTCGGCCGCTGAGAGTGATTCGGTTCTGCCGTGGCTGCCTGTGTCGGCTGAGGAGTTGAATTTGAGGATGGTGGGTGGTGAGTGCGGAGATGGTGGTGGTTCGTTGAGTCGAGATCGAGGGGATGAAGAAGAGGATGTGGATATGGATGATGTGGTGGAGGAAATGAATGTTGATTCTCTGGAAAGTGTTGATATCGGACATGAAGTTTTAGAGAAGGCGATTAGTTTGAAAGAGCGGGTTGTGAGTTTTGAATCCACTTCGAAGACTGTGGGGTTAGCGGATGAAATTAGTGAACTTTGTGTGGGAAAAGGGGGAGAATGTGTTGCGGTCTTGGGTCTGATTGAACCTTGGTTAGCTGATGATGAGACTGCTTCGGTTCTACTTTCTCATCTCGCAAGTGGAAGTGAGGAAGAGCTTAACTGGCCAAGCCAGGTTCTGTGCTCGATCATCCTGCCCAAGTTATTGGTTCTTGAGGAGCCAGCCTCGCGTGTGCTAGTGACCGCAATAGTAGAGTACTGCAAGATATACCAAAGGGCAGCTGAGTATGCACTGTTGTTTCCACTGATTCTCCGACAGGAAGGCATCAACAATCCTATATATGATGTGATCACAAGGGTCATCAAGGAGAGCTTGCACCCGGCCCATGTCTCATCTTTCTGTCAGAAGCTGCTGTGTGGAGAAAAAGATGAGAGGAGAGTCATTTGTCTTCCTTGCCACAAATATATGATATCTGATAAAATGGTATGGACAGAATCATTGTTTAGCCTACTGCAAAGCATTTTGAATCATAATATTCAGTTTACACCGAGTTCAGTTGATCATATTGTTTACCAGGTTCAGCAGTTGGCTGACTCATTTTCTAACTCTCTGAAATTTGGGAACTTTTTGTTATGTTTAGTCACCAAATGCTCTCCATTGTTGAAGCCTCACAAGCTTGTGTTGACTAAAGTAGTTCAGCAAAACAGAACATTCTTAGCTAAATCTATATTATGTAGATTAGCTTGCTTGTAG
- the LOC101291370 gene encoding 1-aminocyclopropane-1-carboxylate oxidase 1-like → MEIPVIDFGEINGEERGKTMALLHQACEQWGFFQIENHGIDKQLMDKVKQLVNAYYEENLKESFYQSEIARSLEKDDTSDKDWETTFFVWHRPTSNIEAIPNISEDLCKTMNEYIAQLINLAEKLSELMCENLGLEKDDIKNAFSGSKGPSVGTKVAKYPQCSQPERVRGLREHTDAGGIILLLQDDQVPGLEFFKDGKWVAIPPSKNNTIFVNTGDQLEVLSNGRYKSTLHRVLTDKNGSRLSIATFYNPAGDALISPAPKLLYPNSFRFQDYLNLYAATKFNDKGPRFESMKQMANGNNGFHT, encoded by the exons ATGGAGATCCCTGTCATAGACTTTGGTGAGATCAATGGTGAAGAGAGGGGCAAGACGATGGCTCTTCTGCACCAAGCGTGCGAGCAATGGGGCTTCTTTCAA ATTGAGAACCATGGAATCGACAAACAACTGATGGACAAAGTGAAGCAATTGGTAAATGCATACTATGAAGAAAATTTGAAAGAGAGCTTTTATCAGTCAGAGATAGCTAGAAGCTTAGAGAAAGATGATACCTCTGACAAAGACTGGGAAACCACCTTTTTCGTCTGGCATCGCCCCACATCTAACATTGAAGCAATTCCAAACATCTCAGAGGATCTTTG CAAAACAATGAATGAGTACATAGCTCAGCTGATAAACCTGGCAGAGAAACTCTCTGAGCTCATGTGTGAGAATCTTGGTTTGGAGAAGGATGATATCAAGAATGCATTTTCAGGTAGCAAGGGTCCTTCTGTCGGGACAAAAGTTGCAAAATATCCTCAGTGTTCTCAGCCAGAACGTGTGAGAGGACTGCGTGAGCACACTGATGCTGGTGGGATCATACTGTTGCTCCAAGATGACCAAGTTCCGGGTCTTGAATTCTTCAAAGATGGCAAATGGGTTGCAATTCCACCATCCAAGAACAACACCATCTTTGTGAACACAGGTGACCAACTGGAGGTGCTGAGTAATGGAAGGTACAAAAGTACTCTACACCGTGTCTTGACAGACAAGAATGGAAGTCGACTATCCATTGCTACCTTCTATAATCCTGCTGGAGATGCCCTTATCTCTCCAGCTCCCAAACTCTTGTACCCGAATAGCTTCCGTTTTCAAGATTACCTGAATCTTTATGCCGCCACAAAGTTCAACGACAAGGGCCCTAGATTCGAATCCATGAAACAAATGGCCAATGGGAACAATGGTTTTCATACCTGA
- the LOC101291084 gene encoding K(+) efflux antiporter 4-like, whose protein sequence is MRLRLLALLCLFFFSIPRLKFAAATSAESNESNSVAEEEINAASENSSLARSSNDSLANMIDRALEREFPENEQNQAADAGSFNNSVNEQQATLETVARVKSKKNESKEEKSFQFHDVFHLENENGAEDMPTLIDRKDNVFIISNLKSKYPVLQVDLRLISDLVVVIVSATCGGIAFACAGQPVITGYLLAGSAIGPGGLSFVSEMVQVETVAQFGVIFLLFALGLEFSAAKLRVVRAVAVLGGLLQTFLFMCLCGITASLCGGSPSEGVFVGAFLSMSSTAVVLKFLMERNSIHALHGQVTVGTLIMQDCAVGLLFALLPVLGGTSGILQGIISMTKSLVVLLTFLATLSILSRSCVPWFLKLMISLSSQTNELYQLASVAFCLLVAWCSDKLGLSLELGSFAAGVMISTTDLGQHTLEQVEPIRNMFAALFLASIGMLIDVQFLWNHVDILLAAVILVIVVKTVVVATVVKGFGYNNKTSLLVGMSLAQIGEFAFVLLSRASNLHLVEGKLYVLLLGTTALSLVTTPLLFKMIPAVVHLGVSLRWLSPDSLSEIGYKGDSFRSDSAKRISFLVQESHHL, encoded by the exons ATGAGGCTCCGACTCCTCGCTCTGCTCTGTCTCTTTTTCTTCAGTATTCCTCGGCTGAAATTCGCAGCCGCGACCTCCGCCGAGTCGAACGAGTCGAACTCGGTGGCGGAGGAGGAGATCAATGCCGCGTCGGAGAACTCGTCGCTGGCGAGATCTAGTAACGACAGCCTCGCTAACATGATCGATCGGGCTCTCGAGCGCGAGTTCCCGGAGAACGAGCAGAATCAAG CTGCCGACGCCGGTAGCTTCAATAACAGCGTCAATGAACAACAG GCGACTCTGGAGACTGTTGCTAGAGTTAAGTCCAAGAAAAACGAAAGCAAGGAGGAGAA GTCGTTTCAGTTTCATGATGTTTTCCATCTGGAGAATGAGAATGGAGCAGAAGATATGCCTACTCTAATTGATCGGAAG GATAATGTTTTTATTATATCCAATCTCAAGTCAAAGTATCCTGTGCTGCAAGTGGACTTGAG ACTAATATCAGATCTGGTAGTCGTCATTGTCTCTGCAACGTGTGGTGGCATTGCCTTTGCCTGTGCTGGACAACCT GTCATTACTGGATACTTACTAGCAGGATCTGCCATTGGACCTGGAGGCTTGAGTTTTGTCAGTGAAATGGTCCAA GTTGAGACAGTGGCTCAATTTGGAGTGATATTTCTTCTTTTTGCATTGGGCTTAGAATTCTCAGCTGCTAAG CTTCGGGTCGTTCGAGCAGTGGCTGTTTTGGGAGGTTTACTGCAGACTTTCCTATTTATGTGCTTGTGTGGAATAACAGCCTCA TTATGTGGTGGAAGTCCTTCTGAAGGGGTATTTGTTGGTGCATTTCTTTCTATGTCTTCAACAGCAGTG GTTTTGAAATTCTTGATGGAAAGAAATAGTATTCATGCTCTTCATGGTCAAGTCACAGTTGGCACTCTTATAATGCAG GACTGTGCTGTGGGTTTGCTATTTGCTCTGCTTCCAGTTCTTGGTGGTACTTCTGGTATTCTTCAAGGAATAATATCCATGACCAAATC GTTGGTGGTCTTGCTTACATTTTTGGCCACATTATCAATATTATCACGTTCTTGTGTACCATGGTTCCTTAAGCTTATGATAAGCCTATCTTCTCAG ACTAATGAACTCTATCAATTAGCATCTGTGGCATTCTGCTTACTTGTCGCTTGG TGTAGTGATAAGCTGGGTTTAAGTCTTGAACTGGGTTCCTTTGCAGCAGGAGTGATGATATCAACAACTGATCTTGGTCAACATACACTTGAACAG GTTGAGCCCATTCGCAATATGTTTGCTGCTCTTTTTCTTGCAAGCATTGGGATGTTGATAGATGTTCAATTCCTTTGGAATCATGTTGATATTTTATTAGCAGCAGTTATATTGGTAATCGTTGTAAAAACTGTAGTGGTTGCTACTGTTGTGAAGGGATTTGGATACAACAACAAGACTTCCCTTCTT GTTGGAATGTCTTTGGCACAAATTGGAGAATTTGCTTTTGTTTTACTAAGTCGCGCTTCTAATCTTCATCTGGTAGAG GGTAAACTGTATGTGTTACTTCTAGGCACAACAGCTCTTAGTCTG GTCACTACACCATTGCTATTCAAGATGATTCCTGCTGTAGTTCATCTTGGGGTGTCGCTACGGTGGCTCTCCCCTGATAGCCTGAGTGAG ATTGGCTACAAAGGAGATAGCTTTCGCTCAGATAGTGCTAAGCGCATTTCTTTCTTGGTCCAAGAATCTCATCATTTATGA